The sequence below is a genomic window from Nitrospirota bacterium.
CAGCACCACCTCGCGGGTGATGCCTTGAAGGATGCCGTCGGAAAGGGGAGGCGTCCGAAGGCGTCCGTCCTCCACGCAGAAGATATTGCTGACTGTTCCCTCGGCGACGAATCCTGATCCGGTACAGAGCACGGCCTCATCTGCGCCCTGTTCGGTGGCTTCGCGTTTGGCCTGGACGTGGGCCATGAGGCTGAGCGATTTGACGTGCGGCGCCAAGGCTGCAGGCCGCAGGCGGCTCTCGTTCAGGACTACGATCGAGGCGCCGGACGTGTACAACCGCTCTGGGTAACCGGAGAACGGCTGTTCCACGGCCACCAGGGCCGGATCAACGGCCTCACTCGGCTCCCATCCCGGAGACACGCCGCGGGTCAGCGTGGTACGGACCAGGGCGTGCAGGGGCTCGTTGCGGTCGATCAACTCGCGGATGAGCCGAGCCAACGTCGGCGGATCGGGGAGGGGGGTGATGCCCAGCGCGCGGGCTCCGTTGAGCAGGCGCGCGACGTGGCGTTCGAGCAGGAACGGTCGTCCCTCGTACACGCGGAGCGTATCGAACACCCCGTCGCCGTAGCGAAACCCGCGGTCGTGCACCGAGACGACCGCCTCGCTGTCGCGCACAAAGGTTCCGCCCACCAGGGCCCACATGCTCAGCGGACTGCGTCGATCAACGCTTGCGCTTTGTACAGAGTCTCGGCGTGCTCTTTTTCTGGGTCCGAGTCCGCGACGATCCCCGCGCCCGCGTAAAAAGCCAATTCGCCGCGGGAGAGCGTCAACGTTCGGATCACGATGTTCCAGTCCATGTGCCCGGACCAGGACACGTAGCCGATTGAGCCGGTGTACAAGCCTCGCGAGACCGGTTCCAGCTCCTCGATGATTTCCATGCAGCGGATCTTGGGCACGCCGGTGATGGTGCCGCCGGGAAACATGGCGTCCAGTACGTCGAAATTCGTCGCGTTGTTGCGTAGCGTGCCGCGGATGTTGGACACGATGTGGATCACGTGGGAGTAGTGCTCCGTGACCATGAGCTCATCCACCTTGACCGATCCGTAGGCGCAGACGCGGCCCAGGTCATTGCGTTCCAAATCGACCAGCATCAGGTGTTCGGCCCGCTCCTTGGCGTTCAGCAGCAGATCGGTTGTCAGCCGCGCGTCGTCAGCCGAGTTCGCGCCGCGGGGCCGCGTGCCCGCGATGGGCCGAGTCTCCACTTCGCGCCCCGCGCGGCGCACCAGTCGCTCCGGAGATGAGCAGATCACGTGCGTGTCGCCGAGGTCCAGAAACGCGGCGAAGGGCGAGGGATTGATCGTGTGGAGGCGTCGATACACGTCCAGGCCGTCGCGTCCCGCATACGGAGCGGTGAACCGCTGCGCCAGATTGGCTTGAAAAATATCGCCGGCGGCAATGTAGGCCTTGGCCCGCTCCACCATGGCGCAGTAATCCTCGCGGGACATGCCGGTTGCAACGATTGGGCGCGTCTCCCGGAGATTGGACGGCGACGCCACCGGATGCGTCACTGTAGCCAGGAACGCCTCCAACCGTTCTCGCCCCTCCTTCAAGAGGCCGGCGCGCGACTCACCGGCAAACCGCTCCGGAGCTGGGCAGAACGACGCAGTCAAGGTGCGTTCCGCGAGATCGAATGCGCCAACGAGGTCCACGAAGAGCCAGTACAGATCGGGAAACAGCGCCGCGCGAGCGGGATGACCGGGCCGGAGATGGCGGCGGGACAAGCCGTACCCCAAACAGCCGACCACGCCGCCGACAAACGGCGGCGCGCCGGGAGGCATGCTAACCCCAGAGCCGTCCATCAGGGCAAACGCGTCGCGGAGCGGATCAGCAGTCGGCGTCCAACTTTGCCACTGATCGTGCGGCGTCCATTGCCTCAGGAGTCTGTTGCGGGCTTCCAAGATCTGGTACGGGGACCCGCCGATAAACGAGTAGCGCGCTTGGGCACCACGGCCGGCCGGGGCGCCGCTTTCGAGTAGAAACGAGGGCTGATCACGTAAGATCGCGTGATACGCGTCGAGGGGCGTGAGATGGTGAAACGGGATTCTGGCCAGCAGCGGAACCGGGCCGGGGGCATTCAGAAATTGCGAGGCGTTGATGAGCACGCGCCATCTTCCCGCGGCGTCCCGGACAGTGTCAAGCGCGTTGGGTTTGCGTGAACCCTGCGTCAGCGTTGACACGCCTTTGCCCGCGGATATACTTGCCCCGGTTGCGCGAGGCTGGGCAAGGGTTTCCGGCCCGCGCAGGTCTTTCTAGCACACTATGGCGAGCGACACCGTGCAGTCTGCCCCGTCGGGTTCCTCGCCGACGTCGGATCCCGACGATCCCCAGTTGGTCGAGTCGGCCCGCGAGGTCATGCGGGCGCTGACCAAGGCCGTCAAAGCCTCCAAGATGTACCTCCCTGAGCATGACATTTGTCGCCGCTTTCGCGACGAGTTCGCGACGCGACTGGCGCGACACCTGGATGAACACGGGAACCTCCCGCTGACGATCCGAGGGTATGAGTTCTTGGTCGGGACCACCCCGGTCTATGAGGAACCCACCCGATTCGAAAACCTGGCGTTTCGGTGTTCTTCGGACGGGCTGAGAGAGCTCGTCTTACACCAAGGACTGACCAGGGGAGAACTCGATGCCGTGCTGGGGGTGTTGACTGCTGAGTCGCGGCCGTTGGACAGCGATATGGTGACCAGGTTGTGGGAGTTAGCGCTGCCGCACGTGACCTACCAGGTCGCGGAAGTCCAGGACGGTCCGGAGACCAGTAACCCAGGGCTCTCGTCCTTGCCGGCGCCAACCGCTGCGCTGGCCGGCGCGGATCGGCCGACCTCCGGCACGGAATCCGCTCCTTCGGTTCCGGAACCAGAGTTGATTCCCGAAACGCCGATTGATTCGGGCAGCGTCGTGTTCACGCTGACGGATGAAGAGATCGCCTCGCTGCAGCAACAGGTGACTGACGACACCGCGCAGGACTACGTGGAACAGTTGATCGATATCCTGGTGTCGATCCTTGCGCTGGACGATGACGAGCAGTCGTTTCTGGAAGTGTTGCAAGTGCTGGACGATATCGTGGCCACGTGCGTGCGACAGGGCCGGTTCATTCGCGCCAGAGACATCGTCGCGAGGCTGCTCGCGCTGCGTGACGACGAAGCCAGGGTGTCGGAGCGTAGCCGAGAACTCATTCGGGTCGTGTGGACCCAACTCGGGCGCTGGGAGCGCGTGGCGGTGCTCGAAGAGGCGCTCAATCAACCAGGCACGTGGGACCGCGACGCATTGGCCGCCTACATGGGCGTCCTCCCGCCGGCGGCGGTCGAGGCGTTGATCACGTTGCTCGAACGCGCGCAGACGGCCACGGGGCGACGGATGGTGTGCGACGCGCTCGAAGCGTTCGGGGCGGAAGGCGTGGAGGCGATTCTTCTGGGACTTCCCTCCGCGCCGTGGTACGTGGCGCGGAACCTGATCCACGTGCTCGGGTCGGTCAAGGACCTTCGCGCGATGCCGGCGTTGGAAACTGCGATGCGTCATGCCGAGGTACGGATCCGCAGGGAGGCGCTCAAGGCCATCGACGCGCTGGGCGTGGAACATGTGAAACACGCGCTCCCCAAATGGTTGAACGATGCGGACGAAGGCGTGCGGCTGCACGCCCTCAAACTGGCGCGCCGGCACGCGTGGCCCGGGCTGTTCAACGCGCTGTCCGACGTGATCGCGGACCACGCGTTCGTCCATCGCAGCGAGGTGGAGCAGCGCGAGTGGTTCGACGCGCTGGCCGCGGTGGGGGCTGACGCCGCGCTACCACTCATCGCCCGATACTTGACGCCGGAACGCGCGTGGCCGTGGATCTTCGTGACGCGCCACGATCCCCGCGCTCGTCACGCGGTGGCGGCGGCTCGACGCATCGGCACGCCGGCTGCGACCGCTCTGCTGCGAGACGCTGCGGCGCGCCGTGGACCGGTGAGCGACGAGGCGCGTCGCGCCCTGCGCGAGTTGGAACGGGCCGCGTGATGAAGGCCGGGGCCGCTCAAAACGCCGCGCCCAAGTTGTTCGAAGCGCTCAAGGGCAGCCGCATTCGGGACGAGAACCTTCACCGTATCGGCAAACGTCTGGTCTACCAGATCCACATCCTGCTCAAGACCGCCCACATCCACCTGGCCGGGAACGTGGCGCTGAATCAGCCGGCGGAACGGTTGGTCAAGACCGTGGCTGAGATCGACGAATGGCGCGGCGAGCCGGTCTTGCGGCAGGACGGGGATCATCTCTATCTGGATGACTTCCGACTCAAGATGGATCTGGAAGGCTACATCGGATTTACCGAGCTCATGGCCGAGATGCGGAAACGAGGCGTGGGCAGCATTCGATTAGATCCCATGATCAGCGTCGAGGAAGTCATCGAGTTCGCGCGCCTGTGGGCCACTGGGTCGCCGGCGACCATGGACGAGCTGTCGGTCGTGCTGCGCGAGCGCGGGGTGTCGCATGTGGAACTCGCGCCGCCGGCCTCGTCGCGCGGGAAGCCCGCTCGCGAACGCGAGAGCCACAAGGCGGTGGCGAAGCGCACGTACTTTCGCACGATCTCGGCCGTGGGCGAAGTCATGGAAAGCGTCAAGCTCAAGCAGGCGGTGGGGGTCCGAAAATCCAAGCGGGTGGTGCAGGGCTTGGTGGACCTCATGCTCCAGGACGAAAACACCTTGTTGGGGCTGGCCACGTTGCGCAGCCACGACGAATACACCTACAGCCACTGCGTCAACGTCTGCATCCTGGCCCTGACCATGGGCCAACGCCTGGGCTACGACCGCGCGCACCTGTCCGAACTGGGTGTGGCCGCGCTGTTTCACGACGTGGGCAAGGCCGACATTCCCTTGGAGATCCTCAACAAGGGGAGCGCGTTCACGCCCGAGGAATGGCGCGTGATCCGGCGACACCCGATACTCGGCGTCAAGAGTCTCTTGCGCCTCAAAGGGCTCGACGACGTGTCCACCAAGATCGTGATCGCGGGGTTCGAGCACCATCTCAACTACGACCTGTCCGGTTACCCCAAGCTGGCGCAGCCGCGGAAACTGACGTTGTTCGGGCGCATCATCTCGCTGGTGGACTGCTACGACGCGATGACCGCCTCGCGGGTGTACAGCCGGGTCCCGCTCGCGCCCGACAAGGCGCTCCGCCTGATGGTGGCCAAAGCCGGGACCGTCTACGATCCGCTGCTGCTCAAGGTGTTCGCCAACTGCATGGGCGTGTACCCGGTGGGGACCATTGTCCGGTTCGACACCGGCGAGGTGGGGGTCGTGGTGGGGAGCCATCCGTCGCCGGACCGCCGCGCGCACCCGATGGTCAAGGTGATTCGCGGCGCCGCAGGAACGGACCTGGACGGAGAAATGATCGATCTCGCGGACCATGACGCTCGTCCGATCCGACGGATCGTGGACACGAGCGACGCCCAGTCGCTCGGTATCGACCTCGCTCGGTATTTTTGCTGACGCATCCACGCCTCACCTTGATTTCTCCCAGGCCGGGGTGGTATGGGTATGCCCGTTTTGCGACGTGTGTTCCGCGCCCGTGACGATTCGAAAATAAATGAATGAGGGAGAGGGGGTGACGTGACTGATGAAGAAGCTCGTGATGGTACCGTTGATCGCCGCGCTCATGATCTTGCCTTTAACGGGATGTGAATCGAAGAAACTCAAGGAAGAGAACGCCAGCCTCAAACAACAAGTAGACTCGTTGACCATGGAAAAGAACGGGTTGGCGGCCAAGGCCGATGAATTGAGCAAGGCGAATGCGGACCTTCAGGCCAAAGTCGGGGACCTGGAAAAGAAGGTGGCGGAGTTGTCCAAACCGAAGCCCGCGCCGGCGAAAAAGACTACAACCAAGAGGAAATAGTCGATCTTTCAGGTAAATCGGTTCCGGGGCGGACCCATTGGGTCCGCCCCGGTTTTTCCCTAATCCAGCCCAACCTAACTGCCCGAAATACGGCGCCTGAACGCCGTATTTCGGGCGGAACCGCCCATCGGTTTCGTGCCCTGACTTTCATAACCCTCGCTGTGTCGGCGGTTTTCGAGCTTGCCTGAACGTGGCACGCCCTGTGCTCTGCACCGCGGGCAAGGGGGAGGTGATCAGGGATGAAACAGTGGACAACGAGCCTCTGCGCAATGGCGGCTGTGCTCGCTCTTTCCGTCGCGGCCTACGCGGGGATGACGATGGTCAGCGGCGAGGTGACGAAGTACGAAGTAGGAAAAACGATCGCGGTCAAAGATACGCAGGGAATGGTGCACGCGCTCGAGATCACCAAAGACACCAAGGTGGAGGGTGACGTTAAGGTAGGCGCGAACGTCTCGGTGGAAGCCGAAGGCAAGACCGCGCAGATCGTGAAAGCCGCCAAGGTGGGCGGCGAGTTCGGCGGTTAGCGGCATTAGCGAGCCTCCAACGGTACGACAGGGGCGGCGGCCGATTCTCACGGGAGGGGGGATCGGGGGGCCGCGGTGAACACCCGGTTGTCAACCGCCCCTGTCGTACCTGACTTCCCTCCCGGAAGCGATTTCCCGCCGGTTGACAGCATCAGATTCCCCCCTATAGTTGTAGACGGCAGTGCGCCTCGATCCCGGAGTTGGGTTGGATCCTGAACAGACCATTCGGCCGGATTTCTCTCATCCATACTTGCCGAGCCCGGAGCCGCAGTACCCGCTGCTTCGCGTGTTAAGTGGACCATTGGAGGGTCGCGAGTTTGCATTGACCGCGGATCAGTACTCGGTCGGACGGGACCCGCAGTCCGACATCGTCATCGACCAGCGCGAGGTGTCCAGGCGGCACGCCGAGATCGTGCGAATGGCGAGCGAATACGTCTTGACCGACCTCAAGAGTGCAAACGGCATCTACGTGAACAATCTCAAGCTCGATCGGGCCGTGTTGAGCCACGGTGATGTCTTCCAGATCGGCGCCTGCGTGTTCCAGTTTATTTGGAACCGCGTCCGCGCGACGACGCGCTGACGTCGTGGGAAGTCGGTCCGTCGTGCGGTCGTCGAATCGCCGTCGCGGGACGCGCGGCCGCCGCGTCATTGCCTCTCCGAGCAAACTGCTCGCGCTGCTCGGTCACCTCCCCGGTATGGTCTACCGTCGCCGGGCCGATCAGGCCGGTACCATGGAGTTTGTCAGCGGCGGCTGTGCCGAACTGACCGGGTATCGGCCTTCCGACCTCATGTTGCCCGACGCCGAGGTGCGGCAGAGGTTGATCCATCCCGACGATCGGTCATCCGTGGAACGGGAGATCGAGGAAGCGCTGCGGGCCAAGCGGGTCTTCCACGTTGCGTATCGGTTACGCACCGCGTCCGGGCAAGTTCGGTGGGCGTCCGAGCACGGGCGCGGTCTTTTCAGCCGGCGTGGTGCGCTCACGGCGGTGGAGGGGTACATCAGCGACATCACCGAACAGAAGTTGGCCGAACAACTGTTGGCCGAGCAGGCGATTCGCGACGCATTGACCGGCTTGTACAACCGTCGATTTTTCGACGAGCGGATCGACATCGAACTGGCGCGCGCGAGCCGCAACCGGCACGGCGTCGCGTTTCTGATGTGCGATCTCGACTACTTTAAATCCGTGAATGACGCGCACGGCCACCAGGTCGGCGACGAAGTCCTGAGGACCGTGGCGGGCGCCGTCTTGTCGTCAACGCGTGGAAGCGACCTGATCGTTCGATGGGGCGGGGACGAAATGGTGGTGGTGCTCGCGGAGACCAACGAGGCCGGCGGCCGCATCGTGGCCCAACGTATCCAGCGGGCGGTTCGACGGTTGAGCGACGTGCGGGGCATCCGGTTCGACATCAGCATCGGGATCGCGGTCTTCCCCACCCACGGAGAATCCGTGGACCAATTGATCCGGCTTGCGGACCGCGCGCTCTACATTGCCAAAAAGACCGGTGACAGACTTCACATCGGCGACGAGCACTACCGGCTTGACGCACAGGCCGTCACCGCGGTTTTTCAGCCGATCGTCGATGTCTGGTCGAATCAGGTCCTGGGCTACGAGGCACTGAGCCGGGACCCCGAAGGGCGGCTCAGCGTCGCCGAGCTGTTCAAAAAATATCACGTGGTGGGACAACTGGACGACCTCAAGGCCATCTGTTTCAGGGAACAGCTACGAGCGGGCCGCGACGCGAGCCTGAGGAGAATCTTCCTCAATGTCGATCTGCGGGTGTTGGAGCGGTTGGAGCCGATCGCGAAGCCGGAAGGGATGGACGTGATCCTCGAGATCTCGGAGCGCACGGTGTTGCCCGATGTGGCGGGCTACCTGTCGGCGGCGATGAAGTGGCGGGCTCAGGGATATAAGTTTGCGATCGATGACTTCGGCGAGGGATTCGTATCGCTTCCGCTGGTGGCGCGTCTGAACCCTGAGTACATCAAGATCGACCGCTCGCTGGTGCTGCAGGCCGTGTCATCGGATACGTTCAAGGGATTCCTCAAACATCTGCTGCAGGCGCTGCGCATGTATGCGACCGAAGGGGTCATCGCCGAAGGCGTGGAAACCGAACAGGAGTTGGCCGCGATGAAGGGGATCGGGATCTTCGTGGTCCAGGGGTTCCTGACCGGCCGTCCGCAGGCCCTTCTGCCCGAACCGGCGGCGAACGCCGCCTGACTGACCGATTCTCACCAGACGCCGGAAGCCCGGCGCACGTCCTGCGACAGCGGACCGCTAAATCCGGCGCTGGAACTGGTGGTCGTCGGAAACGAGCACCGGGAACGGCGAACCCGACACCCACCGCAACTCGCTGTCCATCGTGTCGTAGACGAAATCTTTCCCGTCGAACTCTAGGATTTTGGGAATGGGCAGCGTTCGGGGCGTGGGACAGGGCTTTCCCACGTGGTTGGTGAACTCTTCGGGAAAGTGTTTCAGGATGCTGCGAACGATGATCGACTCGGCGTTGATCAAGAAGCAGCGGCCCTTACCGGGCATCCGTTCGGTGATTTCCCACGCCTCGACCATGTCGTCTTCGACCCCGGTGCCTTGCTCCATCTTCAGGATCAGGCGCGTGATCTCTTTGGTGCTCCAGTTGCAGGAAAAACACTGGCCGCAGCTTTCATTGGAGAAGAACCGCGAGAAGTTGTACGCCACGTGGACCATGCACGCCGTGTCGTCGTACACGATGACACAACCTGAACCGAGCCCCGAGTCCACCTTTTTCAGTGAGTCGAAATCCAGGGGCGTGTCGAACTTGTCGGGTGTCAGCAACCCGCAGGAGGGGCCGCCCGGGAACACCGCCTTGAACTTCCGCCCCGGTTTCGGCCCACCCGCGGTCTGGAGAAGTTGCGCCATGGTGGTGCCCATCGGGAGTTCGTAAAAGCCCGGTTTGGCGACGTCGCCGGACACGGTCCAGATGAAGTTGCCGGGGCTTCGCGGCGGCCCGATGGCCTTAAACCAGTCCGCTCCGTTTCGCATGATGTGGGCGACATGGGACAAGGTCTCGACGTTGTTGACCACCACGGGAGAGGCGATGCCCCCGCCGGAGAACGGCAGCCCCCATTCAAAGGGTTTGACCTGTCGGGGCATCGCGGCGTTCCCCATGATCGATTCCAACATGGCCGTCTCTTCGCCGTACAGGTACGTGGCTGGGCCGATCGAGAGCTCGACCTGGACTCCCCGACCGGAGTTGAGCACGTTCGGCCCCAGATAACCTTTCATTTCGCACTCGGCAATGGCCTCGCTCAGTCGCTTGATCTGGGGGTGAAAAATCTCCTTGAGGCAGATAAACGCCTTGTCCGCGCCGATGGTCAGCGACGCGATCGCCACGCCTTCAATCAACTGGTAGGGGTTGAGAAAGATCAGAGGGCGGTCTTTGTAAGTCCCCGGTTCGCCCTCGGCTCCGTTGCAGGCAAGGTACTTCTTGCCGTCCGGCGACTCCTTCTGCCGGGTGCCGGCCCACTTGATCCCGGTGGGAAATCCGGCTCCCCCGCGCCCGCGCAGACCGGACTTCTTGATTTCGTCGATCACCGCTTCCGGGGACATGGAAAGGGCGCGTTCAAGCCCCTTCCATCCGCCGGTTTTTGCATACTCTTCAGCGGAGGTGATGGGTTTCTCGGGTAACAGATATCCGGGCACCGGGGCCTCCTCGTGATCGGCGCGGCCGACAAAGTCGGCACGCCGTCGATTGCACCAGACCATACCTTAGCCGCGTCAGACTCAAGCCCAGCAGGGTTCGGCAGACAGCGGAAGGCGCATAGGATAATGGAGATGTTGGGTGGAAGTCAATCAGGGATTACACCTCGATCCGAGGGGCGCAGCTCCTCCCTCGTTCAAGAGCCACGGCGTCGTCTTGCAGCGTCAGCCCGTAGGTCTGAGCATCAGGGGTCAGAGGGTGTCGCTCCAAGATCAGGGTGGTGCGCCCGTCGTCCCACATCTCCACTTCGCCCCCGGGGGTGGGGAGGTGAAAGCCCGATCCGTATTTGCGTACCGCCATGGCCACGAACTCCTCCCACGAGGTGCGGGTGGAATAGGCCGCAGAATAGGTGACTTCGATGCGTGAGAGGCGGTCCTGGGCAAAGGCCACGATGACCCCCTCGAGGTCGTTGGGCATGTGGGTGATCGCAAAAACCCGTTCACCCGCTTCTCCCTGAATCTCCGCAGTCGGGGTCGTCGCGATGAATGTTTCGATCGGCATGCCGAGTTGGAGCGAGAGAAAACCGCGATAGATGGGAGCGGCGCGAGCGGTGGACTCGGGCGTGGCGAGCCAGGCACCGATGCTCCACGCGACCAGCAGGCCCACGGCCCGCACCCGAC
It includes:
- a CDS encoding FHA domain-containing protein — translated: MDPEQTIRPDFSHPYLPSPEPQYPLLRVLSGPLEGREFALTADQYSVGRDPQSDIVIDQREVSRRHAEIVRMASEYVLTDLKSANGIYVNNLKLDRAVLSHGDVFQIGACVFQFIWNRVRATTR
- a CDS encoding diguanylate cyclase, whose protein sequence is MGSRSVVRSSNRRRGTRGRRVIASPSKLLALLGHLPGMVYRRRADQAGTMEFVSGGCAELTGYRPSDLMLPDAEVRQRLIHPDDRSSVEREIEEALRAKRVFHVAYRLRTASGQVRWASEHGRGLFSRRGALTAVEGYISDITEQKLAEQLLAEQAIRDALTGLYNRRFFDERIDIELARASRNRHGVAFLMCDLDYFKSVNDAHGHQVGDEVLRTVAGAVLSSTRGSDLIVRWGGDEMVVVLAETNEAGGRIVAQRIQRAVRRLSDVRGIRFDISIGIAVFPTHGESVDQLIRLADRALYIAKKTGDRLHIGDEHYRLDAQAVTAVFQPIVDVWSNQVLGYEALSRDPEGRLSVAELFKKYHVVGQLDDLKAICFREQLRAGRDASLRRIFLNVDLRVLERLEPIAKPEGMDVILEISERTVLPDVAGYLSAAMKWRAQGYKFAIDDFGEGFVSLPLVARLNPEYIKIDRSLVLQAVSSDTFKGFLKHLLQALRMYATEGVIAEGVETEQELAAMKGIGIFVVQGFLTGRPQALLPEPAANAA
- a CDS encoding HEAT repeat domain-containing protein, whose protein sequence is MQSAPSGSSPTSDPDDPQLVESAREVMRALTKAVKASKMYLPEHDICRRFRDEFATRLARHLDEHGNLPLTIRGYEFLVGTTPVYEEPTRFENLAFRCSSDGLRELVLHQGLTRGELDAVLGVLTAESRPLDSDMVTRLWELALPHVTYQVAEVQDGPETSNPGLSSLPAPTAALAGADRPTSGTESAPSVPEPELIPETPIDSGSVVFTLTDEEIASLQQQVTDDTAQDYVEQLIDILVSILALDDDEQSFLEVLQVLDDIVATCVRQGRFIRARDIVARLLALRDDEARVSERSRELIRVVWTQLGRWERVAVLEEALNQPGTWDRDALAAYMGVLPPAAVEALITLLERAQTATGRRMVCDALEAFGAEGVEAILLGLPSAPWYVARNLIHVLGSVKDLRAMPALETAMRHAEVRIRREALKAIDALGVEHVKHALPKWLNDADEGVRLHALKLARRHAWPGLFNALSDVIADHAFVHRSEVEQREWFDALAAVGADAALPLIARYLTPERAWPWIFVTRHDPRARHAVAAARRIGTPAATALLRDAAARRGPVSDEARRALRELERAA
- a CDS encoding HD domain-containing phosphohydrolase, with product MKAGAAQNAAPKLFEALKGSRIRDENLHRIGKRLVYQIHILLKTAHIHLAGNVALNQPAERLVKTVAEIDEWRGEPVLRQDGDHLYLDDFRLKMDLEGYIGFTELMAEMRKRGVGSIRLDPMISVEEVIEFARLWATGSPATMDELSVVLRERGVSHVELAPPASSRGKPARERESHKAVAKRTYFRTISAVGEVMESVKLKQAVGVRKSKRVVQGLVDLMLQDENTLLGLATLRSHDEYTYSHCVNVCILALTMGQRLGYDRAHLSELGVAALFHDVGKADIPLEILNKGSAFTPEEWRVIRRHPILGVKSLLRLKGLDDVSTKIVIAGFEHHLNYDLSGYPKLAQPRKLTLFGRIISLVDCYDAMTASRVYSRVPLAPDKALRLMVAKAGTVYDPLLLKVFANCMGVYPVGTIVRFDTGEVGVVVGSHPSPDRRAHPMVKVIRGAAGTDLDGEMIDLADHDARPIRRIVDTSDAQSLGIDLARYFC
- a CDS encoding NADH-ubiquinone oxidoreductase-F iron-sulfur binding region domain-containing protein, whose amino-acid sequence is MPGYLLPEKPITSAEEYAKTGGWKGLERALSMSPEAVIDEIKKSGLRGRGGAGFPTGIKWAGTRQKESPDGKKYLACNGAEGEPGTYKDRPLIFLNPYQLIEGVAIASLTIGADKAFICLKEIFHPQIKRLSEAIAECEMKGYLGPNVLNSGRGVQVELSIGPATYLYGEETAMLESIMGNAAMPRQVKPFEWGLPFSGGGIASPVVVNNVETLSHVAHIMRNGADWFKAIGPPRSPGNFIWTVSGDVAKPGFYELPMGTTMAQLLQTAGGPKPGRKFKAVFPGGPSCGLLTPDKFDTPLDFDSLKKVDSGLGSGCVIVYDDTACMVHVAYNFSRFFSNESCGQCFSCNWSTKEITRLILKMEQGTGVEDDMVEAWEITERMPGKGRCFLINAESIIVRSILKHFPEEFTNHVGKPCPTPRTLPIPKILEFDGKDFVYDTMDSELRWVSGSPFPVLVSDDHQFQRRI
- a CDS encoding aminotransferase class IV is translated as MWALVGGTFVRDSEAVVSVHDRGFRYGDGVFDTLRVYEGRPFLLERHVARLLNGARALGITPLPDPPTLARLIRELIDRNEPLHALVRTTLTRGVSPGWEPSEAVDPALVAVEQPFSGYPERLYTSGASIVVLNESRLRPAALAPHVKSLSLMAHVQAKREATEQGADEAVLCTGSGFVAEGTVSNIFCVEDGRLRTPPLSDGILQGITREVVLDLARRDGFVTEESSISPESLREGDEVFLTSTGMEVLPVTRVDGRLIGSGQPGPVTLALRRRYQEFVRETIGTR
- a CDS encoding anthranilate synthase component I family protein, which codes for MLINASQFLNAPGPVPLLARIPFHHLTPLDAYHAILRDQPSFLLESGAPAGRGAQARYSFIGGSPYQILEARNRLLRQWTPHDQWQSWTPTADPLRDAFALMDGSGVSMPPGAPPFVGGVVGCLGYGLSRRHLRPGHPARAALFPDLYWLFVDLVGAFDLAERTLTASFCPAPERFAGESRAGLLKEGRERLEAFLATVTHPVASPSNLRETRPIVATGMSREDYCAMVERAKAYIAAGDIFQANLAQRFTAPYAGRDGLDVYRRLHTINPSPFAAFLDLGDTHVICSSPERLVRRAGREVETRPIAGTRPRGANSADDARLTTDLLLNAKERAEHLMLVDLERNDLGRVCAYGSVKVDELMVTEHYSHVIHIVSNIRGTLRNNATNFDVLDAMFPGGTITGVPKIRCMEIIEELEPVSRGLYTGSIGYVSWSGHMDWNIVIRTLTLSRGELAFYAGAGIVADSDPEKEHAETLYKAQALIDAVR